One stretch of Amycolatopsis sp. 195334CR DNA includes these proteins:
- a CDS encoding phosphoketolase family protein, whose translation MPDDTTPARYRRACDYLAAAMIYLRDNVLLREPLRPEHLKPRQLGHWGTCPGLNLVYSGLNRLVRETGRRTLLVTGPGHGAPANHANLWLEGTHAEYDERLSRDGSGLAELVRRFSWPGGFPSHLSPDVPGVIHEGGELGYALATAFGAALDDPGLLVACVVGDGEAETGPTAGSWQGVKFRTPGVDGAVLPILHLNGYKIASPTVYGTMSDEELTDYFRGCGWSPLIVDTTEAADPDQALADALDRAYAGLADERPPMIVLRNAKGAGAPGEDADGKPLAGTFRAHQVPLTSAADDPRELALLEEWLRSYRPEELFDEHGRPADDLLALPPEGDLRLGRVPQANGGLLREPLPLPDLTRFAEPVEQPGGSEAGATGVLGVWLAELMRATENRRDFRITCPDELESNKLGAVLEVTPRAFAREVPGYAEHLGRGGRVMEVLSEHLCQGWLQGYLLTGRHGLLASYEAFASIVDGMVNQYAKFLKLSGEVGWRAPVPSLNYLLSSDGWRQEHNGYSHQGPGFLNSMLNKKSSVARIYLPPDANTLLVTMARCLDTTDLINVVVAGKQSAPVWLGLDEARAHCRAGAGVWDWAGTERGGAGRPGERATAGAREASRPDVVLACAGTTPTTEVLAAAWLLRRSAPELRVRVVNVVDLLALAPRERHSHGMTDEEFAACFAEDVPVVFGFHGYPSAVHQVLHGRTRPNRFHVHGYLEEGTTTTPLDLLARNRMSRYDLAAAALSHAEGWGSRGGDLADALVRERDELLHRAYTDGDDPAEFTQWRWS comes from the coding sequence TTGCCCGACGACACCACGCCGGCGCGGTACCGCCGCGCCTGCGACTACCTGGCCGCCGCGATGATCTACCTGCGGGACAACGTGCTCCTGCGCGAACCGCTGCGGCCCGAGCACCTGAAACCCCGGCAGCTGGGCCACTGGGGCACCTGCCCCGGGCTCAACCTCGTCTACAGTGGACTGAACCGGCTGGTCCGCGAGACCGGCAGGCGGACCCTGCTGGTCACCGGGCCCGGCCACGGCGCGCCGGCGAACCACGCGAACCTCTGGCTCGAAGGCACGCACGCCGAATACGACGAACGCCTGAGCCGCGACGGGAGCGGGCTGGCCGAGCTGGTGCGCCGGTTCTCCTGGCCGGGCGGCTTCCCGAGCCACCTCTCCCCCGACGTGCCGGGGGTCATCCACGAGGGCGGCGAGCTGGGGTACGCGCTGGCGACCGCGTTCGGGGCGGCGCTGGACGATCCCGGGCTGCTCGTCGCCTGCGTGGTCGGGGACGGCGAGGCGGAGACCGGGCCGACCGCGGGTTCCTGGCAGGGCGTCAAGTTCCGCACGCCGGGCGTGGACGGCGCGGTGTTGCCGATCCTGCACCTCAACGGGTACAAGATCGCGTCGCCGACGGTCTACGGCACGATGTCGGACGAGGAGCTGACGGACTACTTCCGTGGCTGCGGCTGGTCGCCCCTGATCGTCGACACCACCGAGGCGGCCGATCCGGACCAGGCCCTCGCCGACGCGCTCGACCGGGCGTACGCCGGGCTGGCGGACGAACGGCCGCCGATGATCGTGCTGCGCAACGCCAAGGGCGCGGGCGCACCCGGCGAGGACGCCGACGGCAAACCGCTCGCCGGGACGTTCCGCGCGCACCAGGTCCCGCTGACCAGCGCCGCCGACGACCCGCGTGAACTCGCGCTGCTGGAGGAATGGCTGCGCTCGTACCGGCCCGAAGAGCTGTTCGACGAGCACGGCCGCCCGGCCGACGACCTGCTCGCCCTGCCACCCGAGGGCGACCTGCGGCTCGGCCGGGTCCCCCAGGCCAACGGCGGCCTGCTGCGCGAACCGCTCCCGCTGCCCGACTTGACGCGGTTCGCCGAGCCCGTCGAGCAACCGGGCGGCAGCGAAGCGGGGGCGACCGGCGTGCTCGGGGTCTGGCTGGCCGAACTCATGCGGGCCACCGAGAACCGCCGCGACTTCCGCATCACCTGCCCGGATGAACTGGAGTCCAACAAGCTCGGCGCGGTGCTGGAGGTGACCCCGCGCGCGTTCGCCCGCGAGGTGCCGGGCTACGCCGAGCACCTCGGGCGCGGCGGGCGCGTGATGGAGGTGCTGTCCGAGCACCTGTGCCAGGGCTGGCTGCAGGGCTACCTGCTGACCGGGCGGCACGGCCTGCTCGCCAGCTACGAGGCGTTCGCCTCCATTGTGGACGGAATGGTGAACCAGTACGCCAAGTTCCTCAAGCTGTCCGGGGAGGTGGGCTGGCGGGCGCCGGTGCCCAGCCTGAACTACCTGCTCAGCAGCGATGGCTGGCGCCAGGAGCACAACGGCTACAGCCACCAGGGCCCCGGGTTCCTGAACTCCATGCTGAACAAGAAGTCCTCGGTGGCGCGGATCTACCTGCCGCCGGACGCCAACACGCTGCTGGTCACCATGGCGCGCTGCCTGGACACCACCGACCTGATCAACGTGGTGGTGGCGGGCAAGCAGAGCGCGCCGGTGTGGCTGGGCCTGGACGAGGCCCGCGCGCACTGCCGGGCGGGCGCCGGCGTGTGGGACTGGGCGGGCACCGAGCGCGGCGGCGCGGGCAGGCCTGGCGAGCGGGCCACCGCGGGCGCGCGCGAGGCCAGCCGCCCGGACGTGGTGCTGGCCTGCGCCGGGACCACCCCGACGACCGAGGTGCTCGCCGCCGCGTGGCTGCTCCGGCGGTCGGCGCCCGAGCTGCGGGTGCGCGTGGTCAACGTGGTCGACCTGCTCGCGCTCGCGCCGAGGGAACGCCATTCGCACGGCATGACCGACGAGGAGTTCGCCGCCTGCTTCGCCGAGGACGTGCCGGTGGTGTTCGGCTTCCACGGGTATCCCTCGGCGGTGCACCAGGTGCTGCACGGGCGCACCCGGCCCAACCGGTTCCACGTGCACGGCTACCTCGAAGAGGGCACCACCACGACGCCGCTCGACCTGCTGGCGCGCAACCGGATGAGCCGCTACGACCTGGCCGCGGCCGCGCTCTCACACGCCGAGGGCTGGGGTTCGCGGGGTGGTGACCTCGCCGACGCGCTGGTCCGCGAGCGCGACGAACTGCTGCACCGGGCCTACACCGATGGCGATGACCCGGCCGAATTCACCCAGTGGAGGTGGTCGTGA
- a CDS encoding Hsp20/alpha crystallin family protein gives MLMRTDPFRDLDRLLQLGSTAGTWSKPAAMPMDAYRAGEDFVVMFDLPGVDPDGIELGIERNVLTVKAERRPVGGNAEMQVAERPLGVFSRQLFLSDSLDTERIGAHYEAGVLTLRIPIAEQAKPRKIAISDRGTDRKEIKA, from the coding sequence ATGTTGATGCGCACCGACCCGTTCCGCGACCTCGACCGCCTGCTCCAGCTCGGCAGCACGGCCGGTACCTGGTCGAAGCCGGCGGCCATGCCGATGGACGCCTACCGCGCCGGCGAGGACTTCGTGGTCATGTTCGACCTGCCCGGGGTGGATCCCGACGGCATCGAACTCGGCATCGAGCGCAACGTGCTCACGGTGAAGGCGGAACGGCGGCCGGTCGGCGGGAACGCCGAGATGCAGGTCGCGGAGCGGCCGCTCGGCGTGTTCTCCCGCCAGTTGTTCCTCAGCGACTCGCTGGACACCGAGCGCATCGGGGCGCACTACGAAGCCGGGGTGCTGACCCTGCGCATCCCGATCGCCGAGCAGGCGAAACCCCGCAAGATCGCCATCTCCGACCGCGGCACCGACCGCAAGGAGATCAAAGCCTGA
- a CDS encoding lipase: MTKALARTLPRPSGRHAAGRVTLRLVDWSRPDPWVPEQPYRELMVSLWYPSDGGGRPALYLRQGAAASVEGCDFTGVGLHTEEGAAVLRGEKRPVLLFSPDFGLPRDLCTTLAEDLASHGYVVVTIDHTYETAVDFPAGRITERRADRARIPARVEDVRTVLAKLASLAEGRMPGDGQLPPGLGAVLDLNRLGAFGHGAGGGTVAEAMYRDNRLRAGVVLDGEFLPPMPGHDLDRPVLLFGSEDANRTHLTDPAAESFWARHRGWRRDLQLVGTTTLSFTDCEPLLLPDPERLGSTAPGKVVTATRTHVRAFFDLHLRDRATQLFDGALSRCPEIRFIR; the protein is encoded by the coding sequence ATGACGAAGGCACTGGCGAGAACGCTTCCGCGGCCCAGCGGGCGGCACGCGGCCGGCCGGGTGACGCTCCGGCTGGTCGACTGGTCCCGGCCCGATCCGTGGGTGCCGGAACAGCCGTACCGCGAGCTGATGGTGAGCCTCTGGTACCCCTCGGACGGTGGCGGCCGTCCCGCGCTCTACCTGCGCCAGGGTGCCGCCGCGAGCGTCGAGGGGTGCGACTTCACCGGCGTCGGCCTGCACACCGAGGAGGGCGCGGCGGTGCTGCGCGGGGAGAAGCGGCCGGTCCTGCTGTTCTCCCCGGACTTCGGCCTGCCGCGCGATCTCTGCACCACCCTGGCCGAGGACCTCGCGAGCCACGGCTACGTGGTGGTCACCATCGACCACACCTACGAGACCGCGGTCGACTTCCCGGCCGGGCGGATCACCGAGCGGCGGGCCGACCGGGCCCGCATCCCGGCGCGCGTGGAGGACGTGCGGACCGTGCTGGCCAAGCTGGCCTCACTGGCCGAGGGGCGCATGCCAGGGGACGGTCAGCTGCCGCCGGGACTGGGCGCGGTACTGGACCTGAACCGGCTGGGGGCGTTCGGGCACGGCGCGGGCGGCGGCACCGTCGCGGAGGCGATGTACCGGGACAACCGGCTGCGCGCCGGGGTGGTGCTCGACGGGGAGTTCCTGCCGCCGATGCCGGGGCACGACCTGGACCGGCCGGTCCTGCTGTTCGGCAGCGAGGACGCGAACCGGACGCACCTCACCGATCCGGCGGCCGAGTCGTTCTGGGCGCGGCACCGCGGCTGGCGGCGCGATCTCCAGCTGGTCGGCACGACCACGCTCTCCTTCACCGACTGCGAGCCGCTGCTGCTGCCCGATCCGGAGCGGCTGGGCAGCACGGCACCGGGCAAGGTGGTCACCGCGACGCGGACGCACGTGCGCGCGTTCTTCGACCTGCACCTGCGAGACCGCGCGACCCAGCTGTTCGACGGCGCGCTCAGCCGCTGCCCGGAGATCCGGTTCATCCGGTAG
- a CDS encoding HSP18 transcriptional regulator: MPAEERLRQVGAVVADPEASPRDLLDALTALRQLREELAAWEPELISAARARGVSWAALAPALGVASRQAAERRYLRLNPSASGEVTGEGRVRAQRDRRAGDRAVATWARENSGSLRRLAGQVSAADGLDSESAGRVERALGDNDASALLSPLAAANPHLEAGHERLAAEVAAVTEHTDRLRRDAIGSRRPPTG, from the coding sequence ATGCCAGCCGAGGAGCGATTACGGCAGGTCGGCGCGGTGGTCGCCGATCCCGAAGCGAGCCCGCGGGACCTGCTCGACGCCCTGACCGCGTTGCGGCAGCTGCGGGAGGAACTGGCGGCGTGGGAGCCGGAGCTGATCTCGGCGGCTCGCGCGCGGGGCGTCAGCTGGGCGGCGCTGGCGCCCGCGCTCGGCGTCGCCAGCCGCCAGGCGGCGGAACGGCGGTACCTGCGGCTCAACCCGTCGGCCTCGGGGGAGGTGACCGGGGAGGGACGCGTGCGGGCGCAGCGCGACCGGCGGGCGGGTGACCGCGCGGTGGCCACCTGGGCGCGGGAGAACTCCGGTTCGCTGCGGCGCCTGGCCGGTCAGGTCAGCGCGGCGGACGGGCTGGATTCGGAAAGCGCGGGCCGGGTGGAGCGGGCGCTCGGGGACAACGACGCGTCGGCGCTGCTGTCCCCGCTGGCCGCGGCGAACCCGCACCTCGAAGCCGGGCACGAGCGGCTGGCCGCCGAGGTCGCCGCGGTCACCGAGCACACCGACCGCCTGCGCCGCGACGCCATCGGCTCCCGGCGACCGCCTACCGGATGA
- a CDS encoding MarR family winged helix-turn-helix transcriptional regulator produces the protein MPEQRLYFLLQRAAHELRVDADRRCLGAAGITTAQLGALFAVRETPGLTQRDLAATLGQRESAITAMVNRLTGAGLLARERHPEQHRAVQLALTDEGESALDRLRPELDRFNAELRALLGDDFDDTVAALAKLAGFRTSAPRADGP, from the coding sequence ATGCCCGAGCAGCGCCTGTACTTCCTGCTCCAGCGAGCCGCGCACGAACTGCGGGTGGACGCCGACCGCCGCTGCCTCGGCGCGGCCGGGATCACCACCGCCCAGCTCGGCGCTTTGTTCGCGGTGCGGGAGACGCCCGGCCTCACCCAGCGGGACCTCGCCGCCACCCTGGGGCAGCGCGAATCGGCGATCACCGCGATGGTGAACCGGCTGACCGGCGCGGGCCTGCTCGCCCGGGAACGGCACCCCGAGCAGCACCGGGCCGTCCAGCTCGCGCTGACCGACGAGGGCGAGAGCGCGCTCGACCGCCTCCGCCCCGAGCTGGACCGGTTCAACGCCGAACTGCGTGCCCTGCTCGGCGACGACTTCGACGACACCGTCGCCGCGCTGGCCAAACTGGCCGGGTTCAGAACTTCGGCTCCTCGTGCGGACGGCCCTTGA
- a CDS encoding PaaI family thioesterase, producing MDLAFARAGLDAQPFSKLVGARLAEFGDGAAVLELDIRDELRQQNGFVHGGVLSYAADNALTFAAGSVLGPAVLTSGFTIDYLRPATGGVLRAEASVVRAGRRGATCRCDLYTVDDERRLCAIAQGSIAVATPSSPIRSAAADPSSSVAPQWTR from the coding sequence ATGGACCTGGCCTTCGCCCGCGCCGGCCTCGACGCCCAGCCGTTCAGCAAGCTGGTCGGGGCGCGGCTCGCCGAGTTCGGCGACGGCGCCGCCGTGCTGGAACTCGACATCCGCGACGAACTGCGGCAGCAGAACGGTTTTGTGCACGGCGGGGTGCTCAGCTACGCCGCCGACAACGCGCTGACCTTCGCGGCCGGCAGCGTGCTCGGCCCGGCGGTGCTGACCAGCGGCTTCACCATCGACTACCTGCGCCCGGCCACCGGCGGGGTGCTGCGCGCGGAGGCGAGCGTGGTGCGGGCGGGCAGGCGCGGGGCCACCTGCCGGTGCGATCTGTACACAGTGGACGACGAGCGGCGGCTGTGCGCGATCGCGCAGGGTTCGATCGCGGTGGCCACGCCGAGCTCGCCGATCCGTTCCGCGGCGGCGGATCCGAGCAGTTCGGTGGCTCCACAGTGGACTCGATGA
- a CDS encoding thiamine pyrophosphate-requiring protein: MAQTVADFIVARLREWSVGQVFAYPGDGINGLVAAFGRADNEPRFVQARHEEMAAFQAVGYAKFSGRAGVCMATSGPGAIHLLNGLYDAKLDHVPVVAIVGQTARSAMGGSYQQEVDLQALYKDVASEYLVEVNVPEQLPNALDRAIRTALTQRAPTALIIPADVQDEKYTPPQHEFKHVPSSPPDLPRTTMVPPPDQLDAAAAVLNAGEKVAVLAGQGARAAVPELTEFAELTGAGVAKALLGKDVLSDELSFVTGSIGLLGTRPSWELMQGCDTLLIVGSSLPYSQFLPEFGQARAVQIDLDGRFLGLRYPTEVNLLGDAKSTLRALLPLLTRKDAADWRKKTAKNVEDWWDTVGKQAMVDAKPVNPMRVVHELSPRVPENAIVTADSGSAANWYARNLRMRGDMRGSLSGTLATMGCAVPYAIGAKFAHPDRPVVALAGDGAMQMNGLAELMTIARYRALWTDQRLVVCVLHNGDLNQVTWELRAMGGAPKFEESQNLPEVSYADFARGIGLGGITVDAPDQLGPAWEQALASDGPTVLDVHCDPEVPPIPPHATFDQIKATTQAVLRGDPNAWRMAKEGFKTKAQELLP; this comes from the coding sequence ATGGCTCAGACAGTCGCTGATTTCATCGTGGCCCGGTTGCGCGAGTGGTCGGTGGGGCAGGTGTTCGCCTATCCCGGCGACGGCATCAACGGACTGGTCGCCGCGTTCGGCAGAGCGGACAACGAACCCCGGTTCGTGCAGGCCCGGCACGAGGAGATGGCCGCGTTCCAGGCGGTCGGCTACGCGAAGTTCAGCGGGCGGGCCGGCGTCTGCATGGCCACCTCGGGGCCCGGCGCGATCCACCTGCTCAACGGCCTCTACGACGCGAAGCTGGACCACGTGCCGGTGGTCGCCATCGTCGGCCAGACCGCGCGCAGCGCGATGGGTGGCAGTTACCAGCAGGAGGTCGACCTCCAGGCGCTGTACAAGGACGTCGCCAGCGAGTACCTGGTCGAGGTCAACGTGCCCGAACAGCTGCCGAACGCGCTGGACCGCGCGATCCGGACCGCGCTCACGCAGCGGGCGCCGACCGCGCTGATCATCCCGGCCGACGTGCAGGACGAGAAGTACACGCCCCCGCAGCACGAGTTCAAGCACGTGCCGTCCAGCCCGCCGGACCTGCCGCGCACCACCATGGTGCCCCCGCCCGACCAGCTCGACGCGGCGGCCGCGGTGCTCAACGCCGGCGAGAAGGTGGCCGTGCTGGCCGGTCAGGGTGCCCGCGCGGCGGTCCCCGAACTCACCGAGTTCGCCGAACTGACCGGCGCCGGGGTGGCGAAGGCGTTGCTGGGCAAGGACGTGCTCTCCGACGAACTGTCCTTCGTCACCGGTTCGATCGGGCTGCTCGGCACCCGGCCCAGCTGGGAACTGATGCAGGGGTGCGACACCCTGCTGATCGTCGGCTCCAGCCTGCCGTACTCCCAGTTCCTGCCGGAGTTCGGCCAGGCGCGGGCGGTGCAGATCGACCTGGACGGCCGGTTCCTCGGCCTGCGCTACCCCACCGAGGTCAACCTGCTCGGGGACGCGAAGAGCACGCTGCGGGCGTTGCTGCCGCTGCTCACCCGCAAGGACGCCGCGGACTGGCGGAAGAAGACCGCCAAGAACGTCGAGGACTGGTGGGACACCGTCGGCAAGCAGGCGATGGTCGACGCGAAACCGGTCAACCCGATGCGGGTGGTGCACGAACTCTCGCCACGCGTGCCGGAGAACGCCATCGTCACCGCGGATTCCGGGTCCGCCGCCAACTGGTACGCGCGGAACCTGCGGATGCGCGGTGACATGCGAGGGTCGCTCTCCGGCACGCTGGCCACCATGGGCTGCGCGGTGCCGTACGCGATCGGTGCCAAGTTCGCCCACCCGGACCGGCCGGTGGTCGCACTGGCCGGGGACGGCGCCATGCAGATGAACGGACTGGCGGAACTGATGACCATCGCCCGCTACCGTGCACTGTGGACGGACCAGCGGCTGGTGGTCTGCGTGCTGCACAACGGGGATCTGAACCAGGTCACCTGGGAACTGCGCGCGATGGGCGGCGCGCCGAAGTTCGAGGAGTCGCAGAACCTGCCCGAAGTGTCCTATGCGGACTTCGCCCGCGGCATCGGCCTCGGCGGCATCACCGTGGACGCGCCGGACCAGCTGGGCCCGGCCTGGGAGCAGGCCCTCGCCTCGGACGGCCCGACCGTGCTGGACGTGCACTGCGACCCCGAGGTGCCGCCGATCCCGCCGCACGCCACCTTCGACCAGATCAAGGCGACCACGCAGGCCGTGCTCCGCGGTGACCCGAACGCCTGGCGGATGGCGAAGGAAGGCTTCAAGACCAAGGCACAGGAACTCCTTCCCTAG
- a CDS encoding DUF6292 family protein — translation MVPLLETDFEFTRALRAYTAAVGSACGAGPESCTVDTGTPASAYIALDGRLPRFPDRDLALIWDERHGWALAVETHSAEDLLVLGYLGHDPLATPAEVAGYATRALAGKPGSPEPPRLREAGGHHDLTDRLRPYVTGLLVTR, via the coding sequence GTGGTCCCCCTGCTGGAAACCGATTTCGAGTTCACCCGCGCGCTGCGCGCGTACACCGCGGCCGTCGGCTCGGCCTGCGGTGCCGGGCCGGAGTCCTGCACCGTGGACACCGGCACCCCGGCGTCCGCCTACATCGCGCTGGACGGGCGGCTCCCCCGCTTCCCCGACCGCGACCTCGCGCTGATCTGGGACGAGCGCCACGGCTGGGCGCTGGCGGTGGAGACCCATTCCGCCGAGGACCTGCTGGTGCTCGGTTACCTCGGGCACGATCCGCTGGCCACCCCGGCCGAGGTGGCCGGGTACGCCACCCGGGCGCTCGCCGGGAAGCCCGGCTCGCCGGAGCCGCCGCGGCTGCGCGAAGCGGGCGGGCACCACGACCTGACCGACCGGCTCCGGCCCTACGTCACCGGACTGCTCGTCACGCGGTGA
- a CDS encoding disulfide bond formation protein DsbA yields the protein MTEQRIADFWFDPSCPYTWLTSRWMTEVARVRPVELRWHVMSLAVLNEHAEEDPEGDTEGYLWKPVRLFAAVEQRYGQEALGRLYTAFGTRVHQNGQWGFDGVLADAGLPEELAAVAETTEYDQAVRTSHEEGVAKVGDHVGTPVISSAGVSFFGPVISRVPRGEDAGRLWDGTLLVAAVPGFHELKGRPHEEPKF from the coding sequence ATGACCGAACAGCGGATCGCCGACTTCTGGTTCGACCCCTCGTGCCCGTACACCTGGCTCACCTCGCGCTGGATGACCGAGGTGGCGCGGGTGCGCCCGGTCGAGCTTCGGTGGCACGTGATGAGCCTGGCCGTGCTCAACGAACACGCCGAGGAGGACCCGGAAGGCGACACCGAGGGGTACCTGTGGAAGCCGGTCCGCCTGTTCGCCGCGGTCGAGCAGCGCTACGGGCAGGAGGCGCTCGGCAGGCTCTACACCGCTTTCGGCACGCGGGTGCACCAGAACGGCCAGTGGGGCTTCGACGGCGTGCTCGCCGACGCCGGTTTGCCCGAGGAACTGGCCGCGGTGGCCGAAACGACCGAGTACGACCAGGCCGTGCGCACCTCCCACGAGGAGGGGGTGGCGAAGGTGGGTGACCACGTCGGCACGCCGGTGATCTCCTCGGCGGGGGTCTCGTTCTTCGGCCCGGTGATCTCGCGGGTGCCGCGCGGGGAGGACGCCGGGCGGTTGTGGGACGGCACGCTGCTGGTCGCCGCGGTGCCCGGCTTCCACGAACTCAAGGGCCGTCCGCACGAGGAGCCGAAGTTCTGA
- a CDS encoding zinc-dependent alcohol dehydrogenase, with protein MKAVTWHGKRDVRVDTVDDPKLREPTDAIIRVTSSGICGSDLHLYEVLGPFMGEGDILGHEPMGVVEEVGAEAGALKPGDRVVVPFNISCGHCYMCDTGLQSQCETTQVKEQGKGAALFGYTKLYGQVPGGQAEYLRVPQAQYGPIKVPDGPPDEQFVYLSDVLPTAWQAVAYADVPDGGSLVVFGLGPIGQMCCRVALHRGAGKVIGVDLVDERLTMAERHGVTTVDLRTQPEVGGVIRDLTGGRGADAVIDAVGMEAHGAPAGKLAHQLVGLLPKPIAAKVTEKAGIDRLSVLYAAIDAVRRGGTISLSGVYGGMLDPLPMMELFDKQIQLRMGQANVRRWIDDILPLVSDDADPLGVRDLATHRLPLEDAPQAYKMFQEKTNGAIKVLLQPAG; from the coding sequence ATGAAAGCGGTCACCTGGCACGGCAAGCGCGACGTGCGGGTCGACACGGTCGACGATCCGAAACTGCGCGAACCCACCGACGCGATCATCCGCGTCACCTCCAGCGGGATCTGCGGTTCGGACCTGCACCTGTACGAGGTGCTCGGCCCGTTCATGGGCGAGGGCGACATCCTCGGCCACGAACCGATGGGGGTGGTCGAGGAGGTCGGCGCCGAAGCGGGCGCGCTGAAGCCCGGGGACCGGGTGGTGGTGCCGTTCAACATCTCCTGCGGCCACTGCTACATGTGCGACACGGGGTTGCAGTCGCAGTGCGAGACCACCCAGGTCAAGGAGCAGGGCAAGGGCGCGGCGTTGTTCGGCTACACCAAGCTGTACGGGCAGGTGCCCGGCGGCCAGGCGGAGTACCTGCGCGTGCCGCAGGCCCAGTACGGTCCGATCAAGGTGCCCGACGGCCCGCCGGACGAGCAGTTCGTCTACCTGTCCGACGTGCTGCCGACGGCGTGGCAGGCGGTGGCCTACGCCGACGTGCCCGACGGCGGCAGCCTGGTGGTCTTCGGCCTCGGCCCGATCGGGCAGATGTGCTGCCGGGTGGCGTTGCACCGCGGTGCCGGCAAGGTGATCGGCGTGGACCTGGTGGACGAGCGGCTGACCATGGCCGAACGGCACGGGGTGACCACAGTGGACCTCCGCACCCAGCCGGAGGTGGGCGGCGTGATCCGCGACCTGACCGGCGGACGCGGTGCCGACGCGGTGATCGACGCGGTCGGCATGGAGGCGCACGGCGCGCCCGCGGGCAAGCTCGCGCACCAGCTGGTGGGGTTGCTGCCGAAGCCGATCGCGGCGAAGGTGACCGAGAAGGCCGGGATCGACCGGCTCAGCGTGCTGTACGCCGCGATCGACGCGGTCCGGCGGGGCGGCACGATCTCACTGAGCGGGGTCTACGGCGGCATGCTGGACCCGCTGCCGATGATGGAGCTGTTCGACAAGCAGATCCAGTTGCGGATGGGCCAGGCCAACGTCCGCCGGTGGATCGACGACATCCTGCCCCTGGTCAGCGACGACGCGGATCCGCTCGGTGTGCGTGACCTGGCCACGCACCGGCTGCCGCTGGAAGACGCTCCGCAGGCCTACAAGATGTTCCAGGAGAAGACCAACGGGGCGATCAAGGTCTTGTTGCAGCCAGCCGGCTGA
- a CDS encoding acetate/propionate family kinase: protein MLVLTVNPGSSSLRAHLVDTTDNRVVDAAEIEHPADSDEARRELRDLLGRTPTGAITAVGHRLVHGGQTITEPVAVDNELCDQVRELTSLAPLHVPNTVALLDFLREEIPERPHVLCPDTAFHNGLPEAASTYALPRQWREQWGLRRYGFHGLSFAWALGRAAELLGKPAAELNLLIAHLSGGSSVCAVRGGRSVDTSMGFTPLEGLVMAKRAGTVDPGLLVWLLREKKLSVDELERGLQKESGLLGLSGGFSEDTRDLVPAAREGDDRAALALNVFAHRARRELAGVAASLDRIDGLVLTGDIGWDQPELAEDIAAGLGILGFRGDLDTARDEDAVLSRSGVPVLTVRSREELQLAMETARAAQPSRA, encoded by the coding sequence ATGCTGGTGCTGACCGTCAACCCCGGCTCGTCGAGCCTGCGGGCCCACCTGGTCGACACCACGGACAACCGCGTGGTCGACGCCGCCGAGATCGAGCACCCCGCTGATTCCGACGAAGCACGCCGGGAACTGCGCGACCTGCTCGGCCGGACCCCGACGGGCGCGATCACCGCGGTCGGGCACCGGCTGGTGCACGGTGGTCAGACGATCACCGAGCCGGTGGCCGTCGACAACGAACTGTGCGACCAGGTGCGCGAGCTGACCTCGCTCGCGCCGCTGCACGTGCCGAACACCGTGGCCCTGCTGGACTTCCTGCGCGAGGAGATCCCGGAACGCCCGCACGTGCTCTGCCCGGACACCGCGTTCCACAATGGACTCCCCGAAGCGGCGAGCACGTACGCGCTGCCGCGGCAGTGGCGGGAGCAGTGGGGTCTGCGGCGGTACGGGTTCCACGGGCTTTCGTTCGCGTGGGCCCTGGGCCGGGCGGCCGAACTGCTCGGGAAACCCGCCGCGGAGCTGAACCTGCTGATCGCGCACCTGAGCGGCGGCTCGTCGGTCTGCGCGGTGCGCGGCGGGCGCAGTGTCGACACGTCGATGGGCTTCACGCCGCTGGAGGGCCTGGTGATGGCCAAGCGCGCGGGCACGGTCGACCCGGGCCTGCTGGTGTGGTTGCTGCGGGAGAAGAAGCTGAGCGTCGACGAGCTGGAACGCGGGCTGCAGAAGGAATCCGGCCTGCTCGGGCTCTCCGGCGGGTTCTCCGAGGACACCCGCGACCTGGTCCCCGCCGCTCGCGAGGGGGACGACCGTGCGGCCTTGGCGTTGAACGTGTTCGCGCACCGGGCACGCCGCGAGCTGGCCGGGGTGGCGGCGAGCCTCGACCGGATCGACGGGCTGGTGCTGACCGGGGACATCGGCTGGGACCAGCCGGAACTCGCCGAGGACATCGCCGCCGGGCTGGGCATCCTCGGGTTCCGGGGCGACCTGGACACCGCACGCGATGAGGACGCCGTGCTCAGCCGTTCCGGGGTTCCGGTGCTGACCGTGCGATCCCGGGAAGAACTGCAGCTGGCCATGGAAACGGCGCGCGCCGCCCAGCCAAGCCGAGCGTGA